The following is a genomic window from Flavobacterium crassostreae.
CAATATCCGACACAATTGGGTAGCAGTGGGTAGCCATGGCCTCAAATAAAGAAGCCGAAACTCCTTCGGTATTTGGCATGCTGAGGTAGTAATTTGCTTTTTGTAAATGTTGGGGTAACTCCGTGTACAACACGCTGCCTAAAAAGCGTACTTTTTGCTGGAGTTGCAGTCTAGAGGTTTGTTTTTTTAAATCGCTCATGCAGCTGCCATCTCCCAGAATGGTGAGCTCAAAATCAACGCCTTTTTGGTCTAATATTGCAAAGGCTTTCAGAATAACTTCGTGCCCATACTCTGGGGTTAAAGAACGCGTTACTATAGCATGTATTTTTTGGGTCGCCAATGCAGTATTAGGTTTAAAGCGTTTTAGATCAATCCCTTTGGGCAGAACCAGTACTTTTTGCATGTTTGCACCAGCGGCCAGCATAGCAGGAGTCATCACGGATCCCCAAGCGTGTATCAAATGGGCTTTCTGGAAGGTGTATTGCTGCATTATTTTTTTTATAGGATAGCTCAAAGAGCCAATAGGCCACAAGTCTGTGATGCCTTGTTGGGCTATCACAATACAATTGGCACCCGAGAGTGCTGCCAGAAAACCATAACTTGTGGTGCGTTCGGCAACCACTAGATCTGGCTGTACGGATCGTACTATTTTTCGGATTTTAAAAATAGCGGTCACAAATTCGAAACCTCGCAACCAGCGGTTTTTAAAGCTATTTGAGGGTGTTTGGAGCTCCCAACTCTGGATCTCAAAACCGCCAAATTCTTGGAGTCCTTTTTGCCAAGTAATTGCATCAGCGCGATAGGTTTCGCCCAAAAAAAGTATTTTTCTTTTTTGCATGTTCCTAGATTATACCTCTTGATCTGCAGTTACAGCACGGTTAAGAAATTCATTTAAGGGTTGTAATAAAATTAATTTTTTACATTTATTGGCTGCAAAATCCTTTTGGGTTATTTCGGTAAAATCAAATTCTTGGAGTACTTCAAAGCTTTTTAGTTTGAGTAAATCCAGGGCTGGATGGTCTTTATCATAGCCTCTTGGCGGATTTTTAAGGGTGCTTTTGTCTGTTCTGGAGAAGCTTCCAAATTCTTTTTGGAAGGTTTGGTCTTGGATGATAGTTTCTAAATCTTCATAAAAAAAAGCAATCTCTTTTCTGATTTTTTTTAAATCTTCGGGCAAAGGAGCATAAAAACCGCCTGCAATAAAACTAGCTCCTCGTTCTATATGGACGTAATATCCTGCTCTGTTTTTGCCTTTGGCTCCAGAGGACAACCAAATGCCCAAATGGGATTTATAGGGAGATTTGTCTTTAGAGAAACGAATGTCTCTATTAATCCTAAAAGTGCAATTTTTTACTTCCAGCATCTCAAGAGAAGGGTCTAGTGGCTTCATGATATCTAAAAAGGCAGCAACCAACTGTTGGTAAT
Proteins encoded in this region:
- a CDS encoding glycosyltransferase → MQKRKILFLGETYRADAITWQKGLQEFGGFEIQSWELQTPSNSFKNRWLRGFEFVTAIFKIRKIVRSVQPDLVVAERTTSYGFLAALSGANCIVIAQQGITDLWPIGSLSYPIKKIMQQYTFQKAHLIHAWGSVMTPAMLAAGANMQKVLVLPKGIDLKRFKPNTALATQKIHAIVTRSLTPEYGHEVILKAFAILDQKGVDFELTILGDGSCMSDLKKQTSRLQLQQKVRFLGSVLYTELPQHLQKANYYLSMPNTEGVSASLFEAMATHCYPIVSDIAGNQQWITHNQNGSLVAVGDYQTLAETILNTYKQPEYRSKALDFNLNLVQQQANYQINMALIAQKYHELLWSHQDQQPCAE
- a CDS encoding DUF2461 domain-containing protein, with protein sequence MLTKESVQFLDDLNANNNRDWFAANKKRYDVFKKDYQQLVAAFLDIMKPLDPSLEMLEVKNCTFRINRDIRFSKDKSPYKSHLGIWLSSGAKGKNRAGYYVHIERGASFIAGGFYAPLPEDLKKIRKEIAFFYEDLETIIQDQTFQKEFGSFSRTDKSTLKNPPRGYDKDHPALDLLKLKSFEVLQEFDFTEITQKDFAANKCKKLILLQPLNEFLNRAVTADQEV